Proteins encoded in a region of the Quercus lobata isolate SW786 unplaced genomic scaffold, ValleyOak3.0 Primary Assembly Scq3eQI_267, whole genome shotgun sequence genome:
- the LOC115973644 gene encoding non-structural maintenance of chromosomes element 1 homolog, whose protein sequence is MAELSWRHQTLIQALLSRGPLRDDQFHPIFNGLTGKNPGTHKQVFDEYLLKINKALSYVQCELRGFRNQYDGRVYYGVVNTVSDEQSKLGTKYSVPQIAFYKAIIEAIVQDATAQGSISNIHALNLRLENQVLTSTGSQSQCDPTQVPPAVKNFSLSQKEKTLDELVRDQWLNHTPDGIIGLGVRSFLDLRSYFRNNDIPSCQVCNEAGVKADVCQNDSCTVRIHKYCLKKFFSQRRGERVCPSCGTEWNYVVPKAELVDEEDEADVPTQTQPPRGPRTKRLRSSKTDGADVVGTGSSRASRPTSDLRRTTRSTACPR, encoded by the exons ATGGCGGAGCTGAGCTGGAGACACCAAACCCTAATTCAAGCATTGTTATCACGCGGTCCTCTCAGGGACGATCAGTTCCATCCAATCTTCAATGGCCTCACTGGCAAAAACCCAG GCACTCATAAACAGGTGTTTGATGAATACCTCTTGAAGATAAACAAAGCACTTTCATATGTTCAGTGTGAGCTACGGGGTTTCAGGAACCAATACGATGGCCGGGTTTACTATGGAGTGGTCAATACTGTTTCTGATGAACAATCCAAGCTTGGCACTAAATATTCAGTTCCCCAGATTGCTTTCTACAAGGCAATT ATTGAAGCAATTGTGCAAGATGCCACAGCCCAAGGTAGCATATCCAATATTCATGCCCTTAATCTACGATTGGAGAATCAG GTTCTAACTAGCACAGGATCACAATCACAGTGTGATCCAACTCAGGTCCCTCCTGCAGTAAAGAATTTCTCATTATCTCAGAAGGAAAAAACTCTCGATGAACTTGTGCGGGACCAGTGGCTTAATCACACTCCTGATGGTATCATTGGACTTGGTGTCAGATCCTTTCTTGATCTGCGCAGTTATTTCCGTAATAATGATATTCCTTCATGTCAAGTGTGCAACGAAGCTGGAGTGAAG GCGGATGTGTGCCAGAATGACTCCTGTACAGTCCGAATTCACAAGTACTGCCTAAAGAAATTCTTTTCCCAAAGAAGG GGGGAAAGAGTTTGTCCAAGTTGTGGGACTGAATGGAATTATGTAGTACCCAAAGCAGAACTTGTCGATGAAGAGGATGAGGCGGATGTGCCCACCCAGACCCAGCCACCTCGGGGACCTAGAACAAAAAGGCTTAGATCCAGCAAAACTGACGGTGCAGATGTAGTTGGAACTGGTTCCTCTCGAGCTTCCAGACCTACTTCAGATCTTAGAAGAACAACTCGAAGCACTGCCTGCCCAAGGTAA